From candidate division KSB1 bacterium:
CATCTACCTGGCAGCGCTCGGGAACCCGATTCCCGTGCGCCTTGCTGACGGCACGCACCCCTCGTCGTGGCCACATTCCAACGACTTCGTTTTCGCGACGGCGGAGGAGGGCGTCAGCACCGGGATTCGCCTACGGCTCGCCAACGGAACCATCGAAAGTGTCACCGATTTCGGATCCGCGCCCCGCATGATCGATCCGTTTCGGCTGCTGTTTCAGTCCGCGGGCAGTCTCCACCAAGCCGCCTACTTCATTCCGCTCTGACATCGCGCCAATGCTCAATCACAAAACCCGCCTCCCGGCGGGTTTTGTGATTCGACTCTGATCCAAGCGCGCAGCCAGCGCGTCAGTAATGCGTGATCACCGTCCGTGGATCGTCGGACTCCCCGTTTACAAACTTGCGCACCAGTTCATTTGAGGAGTTCTGCGTCTCCGCGGGAGTCCCTGAATGCACGACCCGTCCGTCGTGCAGCATGATGATCCGACTCGATACCTTGTACGCCGACACCATATCGTGGGTCACCACAATCGTCGTCACGTCCAATTCCTGATTCATCTGGATGATCAGATCGTTGATCGAGTCCGCCGTGATCGGATCGAGTCCCGTTGTCGGTTCATCATACAGGATATAGCGCGGCCGCATCGCAATCGCCCGCGCCAATCCCACGCGCTTCTTCATACCGCCCGAGAGCTCCGCCGGTTTCAGCTTCCGCGTGTTGGGCAGCCCGACGTGCGCCAGGCACTCATCCACCGTTCGATCGATCTCGGAGGGGGATGCCAACTTGTGCATGTGCAATGCCAAGCCCACGTTCTCCTCAACCGTCATGGAATCCCACAACGCCGCGCCCTGAAACAGTACGCCGAACTTCTTCCGCTGTTCGTACAGTTCCTTCCGTTTCGCATGCACGATCGAATGCCCGTCCACGAGAATCTCACCCGCGTCAGGCTTCAATAGACCGACCAGGTGTTTGAGCAAGACCGACTTGCCGCACCCGGATCGACCGATGATCGTGATGGATTCCCCGGTCTCCACCGTCAGACTTACGCCGCGCAATACCGGCGTGTCCCCGAAGGAGCGCTCAAGTTCGCGTACTTCAATCATCAGAATAGCATCATCGCAAGTATGAAATCCAGCGACAGAATCGCCAGACACGCGGTCACGAACGCGAGAATCGTGGACATCCCGACGCCCTCCGCGCCGCCCTCCGTGCGAAATCCGATGTAACAACCCACCATCGCCGCGCTCATGCCGAAAAACACCGATTTGATTAACCCGGCGATTACGTCGTAAACGTAAAAGAAATTCGGAATCAGTCCCCAGAACTGATTCGAGGTCATATTCAGAAACGTCGTGCACACAAACGCCGCACCCAGTACCGCCACAAAATTCGCCTGAATCACGAGAATCGGCATCATCACCGTCATCGCGGCGATGCGCGGGACCGCCAGATATCGCACGCTCG
This genomic window contains:
- a CDS encoding ABC transporter ATP-binding protein, translating into MIEVRELERSFGDTPVLRGVSLTVETGESITIIGRSGCGKSVLLKHLVGLLKPDAGEILVDGHSIVHAKRKELYEQRKKFGVLFQGAALWDSMTVEENVGLALHMHKLASPSEIDRTVDECLAHVGLPNTRKLKPAELSGGMKKRVGLARAIAMRPRYILYDEPTTGLDPITADSINDLIIQMNQELDVTTIVVTHDMVSAYKVSSRIIMLHDGRVVHSGTPAETQNSSNELVRKFVNGESDDPRTVITHY
- a CDS encoding ABC transporter permease produces the protein MGRVIAEINGVFVERHLFIAQCRRLGIESMPLVLTVGAFTGAVSGWQGHYQLEGYLPFDLIGPATFKAIVLELGPVLTALVIAGRVSASIAAELGTMKVTEQIDALESMAISSVRYLAVPRIAAMTVMMPILVIQANFVAVLGAAFVCTTFLNMTSNQFWGLIPNFFYVYDVIAGLIKSVFFGMSAAMVGCYIGFRTEGGAEGVGMSTILAFVTACLAILSLDFILAMMLF